The following are encoded in a window of Bacteroidota bacterium genomic DNA:
- a CDS encoding MerR family transcriptional regulator, with protein MKIGELSKKTGVSVETIRYYESIKLITKPKTSESGYREFNDEYVSTLKFIVEAKKNSFTLKEIKFLFNHQDCKNVNKAIKEKIKFLERQIKSDTKIKNKLETLLVICPNNANISRCIILKNFKK; from the coding sequence ATGAAGATTGGTGAGCTTTCCAAGAAAACTGGAGTTTCAGTTGAAACGATAAGATATTATGAATCAATAAAACTGATAACCAAACCTAAAACTTCTGAATCAGGCTATCGTGAATTTAATGATGAATATGTGAGTACGTTAAAATTTATTGTTGAGGCAAAGAAGAATAGTTTTACTTTAAAAGAGATAAAATTTTTATTCAATCATCAGGATTGCAAGAACGTCAATAAAGCAATTAAAGAAAAGATAAAGTTTTTAGAGCGACAAATAAAAAGTGATACAAAAATTAAAAATAAACTTGAAACTTTATTAGTTATTTGTCCCAACAATGCAAATATTTCACGTTGTATTATTTTAAAAAATTTTAAAAAATAA
- a CDS encoding class I SAM-dependent methyltransferase, translating into MQKEKKYWDRIYKTKNPNEVSWTQEVPKTSLDFMHSFRLKKDAKIIDIGGGNSKFVDFLLAEGFENITVLDISSEALEKAKQRLGANSKKVNWIVSDITEFKPNMVYDVWHDRATFHFLTKQSQVVKYLTTLRKAVLGYLIVGTFSEDGPEKCSGLNIKQYSENTLTRELKNGFKKIRCLTEDHITPFGSMQNFLFCSFKRN; encoded by the coding sequence ATGCAGAAAGAGAAAAAATACTGGGATAGAATATATAAAACTAAAAATCCCAATGAAGTAAGCTGGACACAAGAAGTTCCAAAAACTTCTTTGGATTTTATGCATTCTTTCAGGTTAAAGAAAGATGCTAAAATAATAGACATCGGTGGAGGGAATAGTAAGTTTGTAGATTTTTTACTCGCTGAGGGATTTGAAAACATTACAGTTTTGGATATTTCGTCAGAAGCACTTGAAAAAGCAAAACAGAGATTAGGAGCGAATTCTAAAAAAGTAAACTGGATAGTCAGCGATATTACGGAGTTCAAACCTAACATGGTTTACGATGTATGGCACGACAGAGCAACATTTCATTTTTTAACAAAACAAAGTCAGGTTGTAAAATATTTAACAACACTGAGAAAAGCTGTATTGGGATATTTGATAGTAGGAACATTTTCAGAAGACGGCCCTGAAAAATGCAGCGGACTTAACATCAAGCAATACAGCGAAAATACTTTAACTCGGGAACTTAAAAATGGATTTAAAAAAATACGATGCTTAACAGAAGACCATATTACACCTTTTGGCTCAATGCAAAATTTTTTATTCTGTAGTTTTAAACGAAATTAA